Proteins encoded by one window of Nasonia vitripennis strain AsymCx chromosome 5, Nvit_psr_1.1, whole genome shotgun sequence:
- the LOC100122915 gene encoding C3 and PZP-like alpha-2-macroglobulin domain-containing protein 8 has product MIEPTLKIDTPDSIDYCYFPITKTYINFNVKASHDARICLSTSLNEDSDVYEIIIGGWGNTMSAIKRNRIEPDVAEAETPNIMSDDEICFFWMQWSCDGLIAIGHEDDESPFLSYCDKEPFSINYIGVSTAWGATGEWILDGSYVTAPAVRSQLLETSSHWVDYDPELGLPRGAVTGHEDGLYIGRSRHRHSVTPGGVRGSSCSISWGGLGHEKHEFQLLCGKDVGWLKCSRGAVPLLALPAGETEDGNALFIGRIMHNGVAHIGKIQPNHQVCYVALHGQEVAYAEYEVLVLHDFPAIECIGR; this is encoded by the exons ATGATCGAACCAACGT taaAAATCGATACTCCTGACAGTATCGACTATTGCTATTTTCCAATCACAAAGACGTATATAAACTTCAATGTAAAGGCCAGTCACGACGCGAGAATATGCTTGAGCACCAGTTTGAACGAAGACTCGGATGTTTACGAG ATTATCATAGGTGGCTGGGGAAATACCATGTCGGCAATCAAAAGAAACAGAATCGAGCCCGATGTGGCAGAAGCGGAAACACCCAACATCATGAGCGACGACGAAATTTGCTTCTTTTGGATGCA aTGGTCGTGCGACGGTCTCATTGCCATCGGACACGAGGACGACGAATCGCCCTTTTTGAGTTACTGTGATAAAGAGCCATTTTCAATCAACTACATCGGTGTCAGTACGGCCTGGGGTGCGACGGGCGAGTGGATACTAGACG GCAGCTACGTAACAGCTCCAGCAGTAAGGTCGCAGCTCCTCGAAACGAGCAGTCACTGGGTAGACTACGATCCCGAGCTAGGCTTACCCAGAGGTGCGGTGACGGGACACGAAGACGGTCTCTACATCGGACGCAGTCGTCACCGGCACTCGGTTACACCCGGTGGTGTTCGCGGCTCGAGTTGCAGCATCAGCTGGGGCGGCTTGGGTCACGAGAAGCACGAGTTTCAACTGCTCTGCGGGAAGGACGTGGGCTGGCTCAAATGCAGCCGCGGCGCCGTGCCGCTACTCGCTCTACCCGCCGGCGAGACCGAGGACGGTAATGCACTCTTCATCGGTCGAATCATGCACAACGGTGTGGCGCACATAGGAAAGATTCAGCCAAACCATCAAGTCTGCTACGTTGCGCTACACGGACAAGAGGTCGCTTACGCCGAGTACGAGGTTCTCGTGTTGCATGACTTCCCTGCGATCGAGTGCAT
- the LOC100122924 gene encoding hydroxylysine kinase, with amino-acid sequence MCADANILTPGQQIKAVLSEDEASRLVELRYGLQVKRIVELVAYDDRNYRVICEDRIRDNTHVSEVSKDGYVLKIVNSLDSQKTGFFEAQNELLIFLSKKGFTCPVPVKQTDGSYYSCETIGEDGSRHILRLLVYRPGEVLCKVPATPELLKKVGLFTAQLNKSLEEFSHSGYDNHTSLWVLAAVPRLREFTFALEDKSQVELVEQVISSFEQRVLSILASLDKGIIHGDLNEDNLIVTADGRDVQAVIDFGDSHRSCFVFELAICLCYMITQSKSLEMAKHVIEGYLMARQLSQQERQILKVCVCARFCQSLVMGSYSYQREPNNYYLIKTHEIKWKLLRQLWSMSDQEVMALWGIQD; translated from the exons ATGTGCGCGGACGCGAATATTTTAACGCCGGGACAGCAGATCAAGGCGGTGCTGAGCGAGGACGAGGCGAGCCGTCTGGTGGAGTTGCGCTACGGCTTGCAAGTGAAGAGAATAGTCGAGCTGGTCGCCTACGACGATCGCAATTATCGAGTTATCTGCGAGGACCGAATACGCGACAATACCCACGTCTCGGAGGTCTCCAAGGACGGTTATGTGCTGAAGATAGTGAATTCGCTGGACTCGCAGAAGACCGGTTTCTTCGAGGCGCAGAACGAGCTGCTGATCTTTCTGAGCAAGAAGGGCTTCACCTGCCCGGTACCGGTCAAGCAGACGGATGGCTCCTATTACTCCTGTGAGACCATCGGAGAGGATG GCTCACGACACATACTGCGACTCTTGGTCTACCGGCCGGGAGAAGTACTGTGCAAAGTACCCGCGACACCAGAGCTGCTGAAGAAGGTAGGCTTGTTCACCGCGCAGCTGAACAAGAGCTTGGAAGAGTTTTCGCACTCGGGCTACGACAACCACACGTCTCTCTGGGTCCTGGCGGCGGTTCCCAGGCTTCGCGAGTTCACGTTCGCTCTGGAGGACAAGAGCCAGGTCGAGCTCGTCGAGCAGGTCATCAGCAGCTTCGAACAACGAGTCCTGAGCATCCTGGCTAGCCTCGACAAGGGCATCATCCACGGCGACCTCAACGAGGACAACCTCATCGTCACCGCTGATGGACGAGATGTCCAGGCTGTCATCGACTTCGGCGACTCTCACCGTAGCTGCTTCGTCTTCGAGTTGGCCATCTGTCTCTGCTACATGATAACTCAGAGCAAGAGCCTCGAGATGGCCAAACACGTGATCGAAGGTTACTTGATGGCCAGACAGCTGAGCCAACAGGAGAGACAGATACTGAAGGTATGCGTGTGCGCGAGGTTCTGTCAGAGTCTTGTTATGGGCAGCTACTCGTATCAGAGGGAGCCGAACAATTATTATCTGATCAAGACCCACGAGATCAAGTGGAAGTTGCTGAGACAGCTCTGGTCCATGAGCGACCAGGAGGTCATGGCTCTTTGGGGTATTCAGGATTGA